In the Chaetodon trifascialis isolate fChaTrf1 chromosome 15, fChaTrf1.hap1, whole genome shotgun sequence genome, ATATAATATCAGCTGTTAAAGTAGACACTGGTATGCATTTGCTCGCATGGCTGCATTGTTGTCTTCACCTTCGCAGCAGTATATTATTTCTTCTGTTCTCTGACCCTCCAGAGCTCCCACAGCAGTAtgtctgtgaggaggaggaggaggaggaggaggaggaggaggttgtcTCTGACCAGCAGCTCTGTAACCAGCAGAGGAACTCCAGTCTGGACCGAGAGGAGCCTCCACAAattaaagaggaagaggaggagctctGCACcagtcaggagggagagcagcttgtACTGAAGCAGGAGACTGAAACCTTCATGTGGACTCCTGCTTATGAGGAAAGTGACCACTGTGAACCAGAATCAATAAGGGACCACCAGCTTCTCTCTAACTACAGCTATGCTGTTGAGAACCGAGACCAGAAAGGAGATGAACATGGAGACTCACAATCAAGTGGTGATGCAGAGCCAGAGTCAAAGAAACACCATGACCACAGTCATGTGGACGCATACTACCCGAACGTGTCAAAGATTCACCGTCATGCCGGCAGACGTAGACAAACTTTCAGATGTGACACTTGTGGAAAAGATTTTAATCAGAAGCAGACGCTGCAGAGACACCAGAGACTCCACACGGGTGAGAAGCCATATTCGTGCAAAACGTGCGGCAAAGAGTTCAGACATGACAGCGTCCTGAAAGGCCACATGAGAACGCACACGGGGGAGAAGCCGTACCTTTGCAAGACGTGTGGGAAAGCTTTCAGACAGAATGGAAACCTGACAGTCCACATGAGGAGGGTCCACGTGGGTGAGAAGCCGTACCCCTGTAAGATCTGCTGGAAAAGATACGTTGACTTGCCAGCATTGAAAACGCACATGAGAAGAGTCCACGCTGGTGAAAAGCCGTATCTTTGCAGGACCTGCGGGAAGAGATTCATTGACGTGTTAGCTTTGAAGTCTCATAAGACAgtccagtgtttcccacaggTCTGAAATGTACTGTGGCAGCTGGCGGAAGGGGCCAGACAACTTGTCTACAACCTGTGACAAACAACAGATATGTGGAACAtttaacacacattttttttaatttattgaatttttctatttatttgaaatgtttaataGATCCAGCCCCGCTGCAGTGAGAGGGCAGAGCTTTGGGTGTGTATCTGTTCATTTTCACTGGTCGGCAGCAGCGTGGTGTCGGCGTGTGTCGTCAGCAAAGGGAGGGCAAAAGAGCATGAAGTGAAACGGAAACATCAGTATCAAAACAAGCAATT is a window encoding:
- the LOC139343991 gene encoding zinc finger protein 32-like, producing the protein MSSVEYLREFVNERLTAAAEDIFRVFKETVVEYEEEIRRQRKLLDVVWKPEIKIHRTELPQQYVCEEEEEEEEEEEVVSDQQLCNQQRNSSLDREEPPQIKEEEEELCTSQEGEQLVLKQETETFMWTPAYEESDHCEPESIRDHQLLSNYSYAVENRDQKGDEHGDSQSSGDAEPESKKHHDHSHVDAYYPNVSKIHRHAGRRRQTFRCDTCGKDFNQKQTLQRHQRLHTGEKPYSCKTCGKEFRHDSVLKGHMRTHTGEKPYLCKTCGKAFRQNGNLTVHMRRVHVGEKPYPCKICWKRYVDLPALKTHMRRVHAGEKPYLCRTCGKRFIDVLALKSHKTVQCFPQV